The Hymenobacter sp. GOD-10R genome includes a window with the following:
- the recA gene encoding recombinase RecA, which translates to MAATTDKAVNPNAEKLKALQLTLDKLDKSYGKGTVMKLSDNKVSDIPSISTGSLGLDIALGIGGLPRGRVVEIYGPESSGKTTLTMHCIAEAQKKGGMAAFIDAEHAFDKSYAEKLGIDTENLLIAQPDNGEQALEIADQLISSGAIDIIVIDSVAALVPKGELEGDMGDSKVGLHARLMSQALRKLTGTINKTNCLCIFINQLREKIGVMFGSPETTTGGNALKFYASVRLDIRRIGQIKEDKDNVTGNRTKVKVVKNKVAPPFKVIEFDILYGEGISKVGEILDLGVDMGIIAKSGSWFSYNGDRLGQGREGVKQILLDNHELADEIEAKIRAMVKGEPAAALAAIPTDESVDEDDE; encoded by the coding sequence ATGGCTGCAACCACTGACAAAGCCGTCAATCCTAACGCCGAGAAATTAAAGGCGCTTCAGCTTACCTTAGATAAGCTAGATAAGAGCTACGGCAAAGGCACGGTCATGAAACTGAGTGACAACAAGGTGTCTGATATCCCATCCATCAGCACTGGTTCGCTCGGCCTCGATATCGCCCTCGGTATTGGCGGTCTGCCACGCGGTCGTGTCGTTGAAATCTATGGACCAGAATCGTCGGGTAAGACGACGCTGACCATGCATTGCATCGCCGAGGCACAGAAGAAAGGTGGTATGGCGGCTTTCATCGACGCCGAGCACGCTTTCGATAAGAGCTACGCTGAGAAGCTAGGTATTGACACCGAGAACTTGCTGATTGCCCAGCCTGATAATGGTGAGCAAGCTCTCGAAATCGCCGACCAGCTGATCTCTTCCGGTGCCATAGACATCATCGTAATTGACTCTGTAGCAGCGCTAGTACCTAAAGGCGAACTAGAAGGCGACATGGGCGACTCGAAAGTGGGTCTGCACGCTCGTCTCATGAGCCAGGCACTCCGTAAGCTCACGGGTACCATCAACAAGACCAACTGCTTGTGCATCTTCATCAACCAGCTTCGTGAGAAGATTGGGGTAATGTTCGGCTCGCCTGAAACAACCACTGGTGGTAACGCACTGAAGTTCTATGCTTCTGTCCGTCTTGATATCCGTCGTATTGGCCAGATCAAGGAAGACAAAGACAACGTAACCGGTAACCGCACGAAGGTGAAGGTGGTGAAAAACAAAGTAGCGCCGCCCTTCAAGGTTATTGAGTTTGACATCCTCTATGGCGAAGGCATTTCCAAAGTCGGTGAGATTCTGGACCTAGGTGTCGACATGGGCATCATTGCCAAATCGGGTTCTTGGTTTAGCTATAACGGCGACCGTCTAGGTCAAGGCCGTGAAGGCGTGAAGCAAATTCTGCTCGACAACCATGAACTAGCTGACGAAATCGAAGCTAAGATCCGGGCCATGGTAAAAGGCGAGCCTGCTGCTGCCTTGGCTGCTATCCCAACTGACGAGTCAGTCGACGAGGACGACGAATAA
- a CDS encoding sensor histidine kinase: MNLSSRAIAILLSLLVAGVLTTFAWLGPTLPFRQAFLTGGVTVAACFLLVYLSFEALIFQEINNIYAGLENIKRKEFRKLSNRFLFRPEPLKRIRDEILQMAERRQHEIDELKRLQVLRREFLADVSHELKTPIFAAQGFLHTVLDGDVDDEFLRQKFLKKAANSLDTLDALVQDLVTIAQLEKGVVRLRKQPFDLVLLIQEIFEQLELKAIQRQVTLELSLPKPTATNVVVLADRNRIRQVLVNLIDNAIKYGRESGHVIVSLMEGNKTVNIRVHDDGEGIAKQHQNRIFERFYRIDKSRSRDSGGSGLGLAISKHIVEAHKSTIRVRSEVGQGTTLEFKLTKPKSMAVELEHDQLQPS; the protein is encoded by the coding sequence GTGAATCTTTCTTCCCGTGCCATCGCAATTTTACTTTCCCTGCTCGTGGCCGGCGTACTTACCACCTTTGCTTGGTTAGGACCTACGTTACCGTTCCGCCAAGCCTTTCTGACTGGTGGCGTCACGGTTGCTGCGTGCTTTTTGTTGGTTTATCTATCCTTTGAAGCGTTAATCTTCCAGGAAATCAACAATATCTACGCAGGGCTAGAAAACATCAAGCGTAAGGAATTCCGCAAGCTTTCCAACCGATTTCTATTTCGTCCAGAACCGCTGAAGCGCATACGCGACGAGATTTTGCAGATGGCTGAGCGTCGGCAGCACGAGATTGACGAGCTCAAACGCCTACAGGTACTCAGACGCGAGTTTTTGGCCGACGTGTCGCACGAGCTCAAAACGCCCATCTTCGCCGCCCAAGGCTTTCTGCACACCGTATTAGATGGCGACGTCGACGATGAATTCTTGCGTCAGAAGTTTCTGAAGAAAGCAGCTAACAGTCTCGACACGCTCGATGCGTTAGTGCAGGATTTAGTGACGATAGCCCAGTTGGAAAAAGGCGTTGTGCGTTTGCGCAAACAGCCATTCGACTTAGTTCTCCTTATTCAGGAGATTTTTGAGCAGCTGGAGCTAAAAGCTATTCAACGACAAGTAACGCTGGAATTATCGCTGCCTAAACCGACTGCTACCAATGTGGTTGTACTGGCTGACCGCAACCGCATCCGCCAGGTACTTGTCAATTTGATCGATAATGCTATTAAGTATGGCCGGGAGAGTGGTCATGTGATTGTCTCACTGATGGAAGGCAATAAAACAGTCAATATCCGAGTCCATGATGATGGAGAAGGGATTGCAAAACAGCATCAGAACCGCATTTTCGAACGGTTTTACCGTATTGACAAAAGTCGTTCGCGTGACTCTGGTGGCTCAGGCCTAGGTCTAGCCATCAGTAAGCATATCGTAGAAGCACATAAGTCTACTATCCGGGTCCGTAGCGAAGTCGGACAGGGTACTACGTTAGAGTTCAAGCTTACCAAGCCGAAAAGCATGGCTGTTGAGTTGGAGCATGATCAACTCCAACCTAGCTAG
- a CDS encoding MoxR family ATPase: MRTFSSDKEAADALAASYQTLRQEIGKVIIGQDEVVRLVLTAVFSQGHCLLVGVPGLAKTLLIQTIADSLDLSFNRIQFTPDLMPSDIVGSETLTQERNFQFVHGPVFANIVLADEINRTPPKTQAALLESMQEYSVTVAGKRYALDRPFFVLATQNPIEQEGTYPLPEAQLDRFMFNIELGYPSYEAELQIVKNTTTDKKPSVSKVLHAPDIQAYQHLVRRVPVADNVIEYAVNLVHKTRPNTERAPARISQLLEWGAGPRASQHLIVGAKCNALLNGKYSPDIEDVRAIALPILRHRIVRNFKAEAEGITVEQIIKELL, from the coding sequence ATGCGTACATTCTCTTCCGACAAAGAAGCCGCCGATGCGCTGGCTGCCTCCTACCAAACGCTGCGGCAGGAAATTGGTAAGGTAATCATCGGACAAGATGAAGTCGTGCGGCTGGTCTTAACGGCCGTTTTTTCTCAAGGCCACTGCCTATTGGTAGGAGTACCAGGCCTCGCCAAGACGCTCCTGATCCAGACGATTGCCGACTCGCTCGATTTGTCGTTCAACCGCATCCAATTCACGCCCGATCTGATGCCTTCGGATATCGTAGGCTCGGAGACGCTGACGCAGGAGCGTAACTTCCAGTTTGTGCACGGTCCGGTGTTCGCCAACATTGTGTTAGCAGACGAAATTAACCGCACCCCGCCCAAAACCCAGGCAGCCCTCTTGGAAAGCATGCAGGAGTACTCGGTAACGGTGGCCGGTAAGCGCTACGCTTTAGATCGTCCGTTCTTCGTGCTAGCTACCCAAAACCCTATCGAGCAGGAAGGAACGTATCCACTACCGGAGGCGCAGCTCGACCGTTTCATGTTCAATATCGAGCTAGGTTACCCAAGCTACGAGGCGGAGTTGCAAATCGTGAAGAATACTACTACGGATAAAAAGCCTAGTGTAAGCAAAGTACTTCACGCACCTGATATTCAAGCGTACCAGCACTTGGTGCGGCGCGTACCAGTAGCTGACAACGTAATAGAGTACGCCGTGAACCTGGTGCATAAAACGCGGCCCAATACGGAGCGTGCTCCCGCTCGTATCAGCCAACTGCTCGAGTGGGGCGCGGGTCCGCGAGCCTCGCAGCACCTAATTGTAGGCGCAAAATGCAATGCTTTGCTCAACGGCAAGTACTCACCCGATATCGAGGATGTGCGTGCTATAGCGTTGCCTATCCTGCGCCACCGCATTGTGCGCAACTTCAAAGCCGAAGCCGAAGGCATCACCGTCGAGCAGATCATTAAAGAGCTCCTCTAA
- a CDS encoding DUF3108 domain-containing protein, which yields MLSYKVHYGLINAAEATIEVSNELHRVNDRPCYRATVTGRTNGSFDLFMRVRDTWRSYIDTASILPQKFFRNIEENHYRKKETVDFDHTHDMVAVETKKKEQEPAKHESFKVPNNVQDIVSGVYYLRTLNYDQRRPGEVIRVQGFFDKDVFTMDVIYKGRETVETKAGVIRTIRLVPKMPSNKLFRGENAISVYLSDDRNKIPVLIQAEMFVGSVKIDMYKYQGLKNRLNLVAQN from the coding sequence GTGCTCAGCTACAAAGTGCATTATGGTCTTATCAACGCGGCAGAAGCCACGATTGAAGTTTCGAACGAGCTTCACCGGGTGAATGACCGCCCCTGTTACCGTGCTACCGTCACGGGCCGTACCAACGGCTCCTTCGACTTGTTCATGCGCGTACGTGACACATGGCGATCGTACATCGATACAGCGAGTATTCTTCCGCAGAAGTTCTTCCGTAACATCGAAGAAAACCATTATCGGAAGAAGGAGACGGTTGATTTTGACCATACCCACGACATGGTGGCAGTGGAAACCAAGAAAAAAGAGCAAGAACCGGCCAAGCACGAAAGCTTTAAGGTACCAAATAATGTGCAGGACATTGTGAGCGGCGTGTATTACTTACGTACGCTTAACTACGACCAACGACGGCCAGGTGAAGTTATCCGGGTTCAGGGCTTTTTCGACAAGGATGTGTTTACCATGGACGTTATCTACAAAGGCAGAGAAACCGTGGAAACAAAAGCGGGCGTCATCCGCACCATTCGCTTAGTACCTAAGATGCCCAGCAATAAGCTCTTCCGTGGCGAGAATGCTATTTCTGTTTACTTGTCTGATGACCGCAATAAGATTCCGGTACTTATCCAAGCCGAGATGTTTGTGGGGTCAGTCAAGATTGATATGTATAAATATCAAGGCCTGAAAAATCGATTGAATTTGGTAGCTCAAAACTGA
- the rplM gene encoding 50S ribosomal protein L13, with the protein MDHLSFKTQSVNKANANKGWVVIDAGDAPLGRLASQIANILRGKHKPSFTPNSDCGDSVIVVNADKLRVTGKKLTDKIYVTHSGYPGGQKRVNLRDKKAKNSASVIEHAVKGMLQGNRLGREQFRNLFVYAGAEHPHEAQQPKTVEFKNL; encoded by the coding sequence ATGGATCATCTGAGCTTCAAGACGCAATCCGTCAACAAAGCCAACGCCAATAAGGGCTGGGTCGTGATTGACGCTGGCGATGCACCGCTGGGCCGTTTGGCTAGCCAAATTGCCAACATCCTGCGCGGCAAGCATAAGCCCTCATTCACGCCTAACTCTGATTGCGGCGACTCAGTTATCGTAGTTAACGCCGACAAACTGCGCGTAACTGGCAAGAAACTGACCGACAAAATCTACGTAACGCACTCGGGTTACCCAGGCGGCCAGAAGCGCGTAAACCTACGCGACAAGAAAGCCAAAAACTCGGCTAGCGTAATTGAGCATGCTGTAAAAGGCATGCTGCAAGGCAACCGTCTCGGCCGTGAGCAGTTCCGTAACTTGTTCGTGTACGCCGGTGCTGAGCACCCTCACGAAGCCCAACAGCCTAAAACTGTTGAATTCAAGAACCTGTAA
- a CDS encoding response regulator transcription factor: MQPAANANTYKILVVDDDPDIVELLEYNLRKEGYEVASAPDGRKALEIAPQFNPDIILLDVMMPQLDGIATCQQLREQPRFKETYIIFLTARAEEFSEVAAFEAGADDFIAKPIKPRALLSRLAAHVRRDKDPQFISDTIEINGLKIDRTGFAVFQNGRKITLPKKEFELLAFLATSPHKVFGREELLQNIWGNDVFVLARTVDVHVRKVREKVGDHHIQTIKGVGYKFNTD; encoded by the coding sequence GTGCAACCAGCCGCCAACGCTAACACCTACAAAATCTTGGTAGTAGATGACGACCCAGACATTGTAGAGCTACTGGAATACAACCTGCGCAAAGAAGGCTACGAGGTAGCTAGTGCCCCTGATGGGCGTAAAGCGCTAGAAATAGCACCGCAGTTTAACCCCGACATTATTTTGCTCGACGTGATGATGCCTCAGCTAGATGGCATTGCCACCTGTCAGCAACTACGGGAGCAACCTAGGTTCAAGGAAACCTATATCATCTTCTTGACTGCGCGCGCCGAGGAATTCTCGGAAGTAGCCGCCTTTGAAGCCGGTGCCGACGACTTCATTGCCAAACCAATCAAGCCACGGGCTCTACTGAGCCGGCTCGCCGCCCACGTGCGCCGCGATAAAGATCCGCAGTTTATCTCCGACACGATCGAAATCAACGGCCTCAAGATTGACCGGACTGGCTTTGCTGTGTTCCAGAATGGTCGTAAGATTACGCTCCCCAAAAAAGAATTCGAACTGCTTGCCTTCCTTGCTACTTCGCCGCACAAAGTGTTCGGCCGCGAAGAATTGCTGCAGAACATCTGGGGCAATGATGTCTTTGTACTAGCGCGCACCGTCGATGTGCATGTGCGTAAGGTGCGCGAGAAGGTCGGCGACCACCACATCCAAACCATCAAGGGAGTGGGCTATAAATTCAATACGGACTAA
- a CDS encoding peptidylprolyl isomerase encodes MTYFSRTPVRGALLSVVLLVSTTVASFAQLGIGRPVGRKMVDAIIVKLDNQIVLQSDLDAAYAQETARAEGKPLPPNLRCQLLQSIVMSKLMLAKAETDSVTVTDEKVNGELSRRMAYFVQQIGSEKKLEEFYNKPLKQLKEDLRSQVKDQLVQQEMQEKIAGKVTVTPREVRQYFNRIPKDSLPYFSTEVEVGQIVKLAQVNPVAKQATVAKLNDLRARIQAGESFETLAKQFSQDPGSAAEGGYIGFFTRKDLAPEYSAAALRLEPGQMSPIVESQFGFHLIQLIERKGESFSTRHILIKPETGGNDVNEAASQLTKLRTRILADSISFAKAAKDISDDKVSGASGGLLSNRQDGGTYLPLDKLDPAIFFTIDTMKVGHITPPLPYRTDDGKDAMRIIWLKSNTPPHQANLKDDYQKISQAALNEKKNKALDEWFKQNRGSVFIEVDPQYTDCKVLAPTTL; translated from the coding sequence ATGACTTATTTTTCTCGTACGCCGGTTCGTGGGGCGCTGCTGAGCGTCGTCTTACTGGTTAGCACAACCGTTGCTAGCTTTGCACAGCTGGGAATAGGCCGGCCTGTAGGCCGCAAGATGGTTGACGCCATCATCGTGAAGCTCGACAATCAGATCGTGCTTCAATCAGACCTGGATGCCGCTTACGCCCAAGAAACAGCCCGCGCTGAAGGCAAACCATTACCTCCCAATTTGCGCTGCCAGCTTCTGCAGAGCATCGTAATGAGCAAGCTGATGTTAGCCAAAGCGGAGACTGACTCTGTGACGGTAACGGATGAGAAAGTGAACGGCGAGCTGAGTCGTCGGATGGCTTACTTCGTGCAACAGATTGGCTCGGAGAAGAAGCTGGAAGAATTCTACAACAAGCCGCTCAAACAACTTAAAGAAGATCTGCGGAGCCAAGTAAAGGACCAGCTCGTGCAGCAAGAAATGCAGGAGAAGATTGCTGGCAAAGTAACGGTAACACCGCGCGAAGTACGCCAGTACTTTAACCGTATTCCGAAAGACAGCTTGCCTTACTTCTCCACCGAAGTGGAAGTAGGTCAGATTGTGAAGCTAGCGCAAGTAAACCCCGTCGCCAAGCAAGCTACCGTTGCGAAGCTCAACGACCTGCGCGCCCGTATTCAGGCTGGCGAAAGCTTCGAGACACTGGCGAAGCAGTTCTCACAAGACCCTGGTTCGGCTGCCGAAGGAGGTTACATCGGGTTCTTCACGCGCAAAGACCTAGCTCCCGAATATTCGGCGGCCGCTCTGCGCCTAGAACCTGGTCAGATGTCACCTATTGTAGAGTCGCAGTTTGGCTTTCACTTGATTCAGCTCATTGAGCGCAAAGGCGAATCGTTTAGCACTCGTCACATCCTGATCAAGCCAGAGACGGGCGGTAACGACGTTAACGAAGCTGCGTCGCAGCTCACCAAGCTTCGCACCCGCATTCTGGCTGATAGCATCAGCTTTGCGAAAGCCGCCAAAGATATTTCCGATGATAAGGTTTCGGGCGCTAGCGGTGGCTTGCTCTCCAACCGTCAGGATGGAGGCACTTACTTGCCGCTCGATAAGCTAGACCCTGCTATCTTCTTCACCATCGATACCATGAAGGTAGGCCACATTACGCCCCCTCTCCCTTATCGTACCGATGATGGCAAGGATGCTATGCGTATTATTTGGCTGAAGTCGAATACGCCGCCGCACCAGGCTAACTTGAAAGATGACTATCAAAAGATTTCGCAGGCAGCCCTAAACGAAAAGAAAAATAAGGCGCTGGACGAATGGTTTAAACAAAACCGGGGTAGCGTGTTTATTGAGGTAGATCCTCAGTACACCGATTGCAAGGTACTTGCGCCAACTACTCTCTAA
- a CDS encoding SDR family oxidoreductase produces the protein MTTITGRLTGKVAIVTGGGAGIGEAISKKFAKEGASVVVVGFAEDPVRQVVEEIIAVGGRAVAFTGDISDEQTAQACVQTAVDQFGKLDVLVNNAGVFPATSTLDKYPTEAFEYMIKNNIYSNFMMTRAALPYLQKTKGNIVSAGSEAGHMGEPQNTPYGGTKGFVHAFQRGVAVEQAKFGVRSNVVGPGPIDTAWTHKETGPMDAKMEKLTVQGVPLGRRGTTEEVANVYAFLASDEASYVTGATYYVDGGVTISKGPHGDDVPSDLAKEPEGTLALEHEKDGHTKIRQQDAGHML, from the coding sequence ATGACAACTATAACAGGACGACTCACGGGCAAAGTTGCTATCGTGACGGGCGGTGGCGCCGGCATAGGCGAAGCCATCAGTAAAAAGTTTGCTAAGGAAGGAGCTTCCGTAGTAGTCGTAGGCTTTGCCGAAGATCCGGTGCGGCAAGTTGTAGAGGAGATTATCGCAGTTGGCGGGCGGGCAGTGGCATTTACGGGCGATATCTCAGACGAGCAAACGGCGCAGGCCTGCGTACAGACTGCTGTTGACCAATTTGGTAAGCTCGATGTACTAGTTAACAATGCAGGTGTTTTCCCGGCTACTTCTACGCTCGATAAGTATCCGACCGAAGCGTTTGAGTACATGATCAAGAACAACATCTACTCAAACTTCATGATGACGCGGGCAGCGTTGCCTTACCTACAAAAGACCAAAGGAAACATTGTGTCAGCGGGTTCGGAGGCTGGTCATATGGGCGAGCCGCAGAACACACCTTACGGTGGCACCAAAGGCTTTGTGCATGCCTTCCAACGCGGAGTAGCTGTTGAGCAGGCGAAGTTTGGCGTACGGTCTAATGTTGTTGGTCCAGGTCCAATTGATACGGCTTGGACGCATAAGGAAACCGGCCCAATGGATGCGAAAATGGAAAAGCTGACGGTACAGGGCGTGCCATTGGGTCGCCGGGGTACTACGGAGGAAGTAGCTAACGTGTATGCCTTCTTGGCTTCCGATGAAGCTAGCTATGTAACGGGTGCTACTTATTATGTCGATGGGGGCGTGACCATCTCGAAAGGCCCACACGGCGACGATGTACCGAGCGACCTAGCCAAAGAGCCGGAAGGCACACTAGCGCTAGAACACGAGAAAGACGGTCACACCAAGATCCGTCAGCAGGATGCTGGCCACATGCTATAA
- a CDS encoding RluA family pseudouridine synthase, which produces MKQPDFKDLILFEDDDFVVINKPPFLATLDERVGNAPNILRLARQYHPDMQACHRLDKETSGALALAKNPEAYRHLSMQFENRQVQKLYHAVAWGVHQFDNKLVDRSIETTTKGKARLAFKGKPAETYFTTLEAFARHTLVQCVPVTGRMHQIRLHLMYLQAPIVNDTLYGGEEFYLSSIKKHFNVKEGDAEQPFIKRFALHAAKLVFKRLNDEEVTVEAPYPKDFRVLVDVLRQNQ; this is translated from the coding sequence ATGAAGCAGCCCGATTTTAAAGACCTAATCCTGTTTGAAGATGACGACTTTGTGGTCATCAATAAGCCGCCGTTCTTAGCAACACTTGATGAGCGCGTCGGCAACGCACCTAATATTCTGCGGTTAGCTCGTCAGTATCATCCTGACATGCAGGCTTGCCACCGTCTTGACAAAGAGACGTCAGGAGCGCTAGCATTAGCCAAAAACCCGGAGGCTTACCGCCACCTGTCCATGCAGTTTGAGAACCGGCAGGTTCAGAAGCTTTACCATGCCGTTGCTTGGGGAGTACACCAGTTCGACAACAAGTTGGTAGACCGCAGCATCGAAACTACGACGAAAGGGAAAGCGCGCTTAGCCTTTAAAGGCAAGCCTGCCGAAACGTATTTTACAACTCTGGAAGCTTTTGCTCGCCATACACTGGTGCAGTGCGTACCCGTCACGGGCCGCATGCACCAAATTCGCTTGCATTTGATGTACCTACAAGCTCCTATCGTTAATGATACGCTGTACGGCGGAGAGGAATTTTACTTATCCTCAATAAAGAAGCACTTCAACGTTAAGGAAGGCGACGCGGAGCAGCCATTCATAAAACGATTTGCGCTGCACGCTGCCAAGCTAGTTTTCAAACGGCTAAATGACGAAGAAGTAACAGTTGAGGCGCCATACCCTAAAGATTTCCGGGTACTGGTAGATGTTCTCAGACAGAATCAGTAA
- a CDS encoding glycosyltransferase family 39 protein translates to MLLPTTQRSLTATDYRWIWLARIVLATGLLVRVVVWWQQRSINLDEANLIRNFVERSYGELFEDLSYEQYAPPLFSALVKASITMLGNEELTVRLVPLLSGMLMLILFYRLAHRWLAPLAAVLALAFVAFDKIFLDYATECKQYATDGAVALILLELVHTVGHQFSNRQAVLWAVLGMVAVWLSMPAVFVLAGIGFFMLTRYIQQKNTSAIIRVVLVGVLWGVSFLVYFILLLRQNAQSDYLQNFHREHFLAFPPLNEDEFKLLLRQLNELVDKSIGKTAIASVLAVIGVGIGIRELIHQRRAEAWLLLAPIIFCLMASALRYYSLIPRLTLFFLPLLIILIFIGLDKLFTNQWARYPFLLGIIVTLLNQQHLYNLWRPFEGDYAEVSQGLSFIAQEQQPNEAVFVYHNSAPIARYYTQHHKQSLVLTNLILQRFRNSPTDIVTEDVRAILQHGTRRIWLLYDRPDSTMADLARTVGTIRKRKNYFRGYVLLCEAK, encoded by the coding sequence ATGCTTCTGCCTACTACGCAACGCTCTCTTACTGCTACTGATTATCGTTGGATATGGCTGGCACGTATTGTTCTAGCCACAGGCTTACTTGTGCGAGTGGTAGTGTGGTGGCAGCAACGATCCATCAACCTAGACGAAGCAAATTTAATTCGAAACTTCGTTGAGCGCAGCTATGGTGAACTGTTTGAGGACCTAAGCTATGAGCAGTATGCTCCGCCTTTGTTTTCGGCTTTGGTGAAAGCTAGCATTACCATGTTGGGCAATGAGGAACTCACCGTAAGGCTAGTACCGCTTCTAAGTGGTATGCTTATGCTTATCCTGTTTTATCGGCTTGCTCACCGGTGGTTAGCACCTTTGGCTGCAGTGCTAGCGCTTGCTTTTGTTGCGTTCGATAAAATTTTTCTGGATTATGCTACTGAATGCAAGCAGTATGCAACAGATGGCGCAGTAGCGCTAATACTACTCGAACTAGTGCATACGGTAGGTCACCAATTTAGTAACCGGCAAGCCGTGTTATGGGCCGTGCTAGGAATGGTCGCTGTGTGGTTATCTATGCCTGCCGTGTTTGTCCTAGCAGGTATAGGGTTTTTTATGCTCACCCGATATATACAGCAAAAGAATACTTCTGCTATTATCAGGGTAGTACTTGTGGGTGTATTATGGGGCGTGAGCTTTCTGGTGTATTTTATTCTGCTGCTTCGGCAAAATGCACAGTCAGATTACCTGCAAAACTTTCACCGGGAACATTTCTTAGCTTTTCCACCGCTTAATGAGGACGAGTTCAAGCTGTTGCTAAGACAACTCAACGAGTTAGTTGATAAATCTATCGGCAAAACGGCAATTGCTAGTGTACTAGCCGTGATAGGGGTTGGGATAGGTATTAGGGAATTGATTCACCAACGACGAGCAGAAGCCTGGCTACTGCTAGCCCCAATCATCTTCTGCCTTATGGCTTCTGCTTTGCGTTACTACTCGCTGATTCCGCGGCTTACACTGTTCTTTCTGCCCTTACTGATCATCCTCATCTTTATCGGCCTAGATAAGCTTTTCACTAACCAATGGGCTCGCTATCCTTTCTTGCTCGGCATCATTGTTACGCTTCTCAACCAGCAACACCTGTACAACTTGTGGCGACCATTCGAAGGCGATTACGCCGAAGTCAGCCAAGGGCTATCCTTCATCGCGCAAGAACAGCAACCCAACGAAGCAGTATTTGTGTACCACAACAGTGCACCGATTGCACGTTACTATACCCAGCACCACAAGCAATCCTTGGTACTTACAAACTTGATATTGCAGCGTTTTCGGAACAGCCCAACCGATATTGTGACGGAGGATGTACGCGCCATACTGCAGCATGGAACACGCCGCATCTGGTTGCTCTACGACCGACCAGATAGCACGATGGCCGACCTAGCTAGAACCGTAGGCACCATCCGCAAGCGCAAAAACTACTTTCGTGGGTATGTGCTCTTGTGCGAAGCTAAATAG
- the rpsI gene encoding 30S ribosomal protein S9 has translation MEISNTSGRRKTSVARIYMQAGQGNITINNREMKAYFGNELLENIVNQPFATLEKLGQYDVKVNVRGGGIAAQAEAIRLAISKALTSEDAETRPALKKEGFLTRDPRMVERKKFGRRKARRSFQFSKR, from the coding sequence ATGGAAATCTCCAACACCTCTGGTAGAAGAAAAACCTCGGTGGCCCGTATTTACATGCAGGCCGGGCAAGGGAATATCACTATCAACAACCGGGAAATGAAGGCCTATTTCGGCAACGAACTCCTGGAGAACATCGTGAACCAACCTTTCGCTACGCTCGAAAAACTCGGACAGTACGACGTAAAGGTAAACGTGCGCGGCGGTGGTATTGCTGCTCAAGCTGAGGCAATCCGCCTAGCTATTTCTAAAGCCCTCACGAGCGAAGATGCTGAAACGCGTCCGGCGCTGAAGAAAGAAGGCTTCCTGACCCGCGACCCCCGCATGGTTGAACGTAAGAAGTTCGGCCGTCGCAAAGCTCGCCGCTCGTTCCAGTTCTCGAAACGCTAA
- a CDS encoding GNAT family protein produces the protein MHVADSLSVEAPAWVPIHTTRLTLRPYEPTDASAFFHLIQENRARLEHAFPARVAAVRTLEDGLRVIKLFQQDWQARRLFVLGIWHTTTGEYLGDISLKPTWSQPATAELGYYLAATAQGHGYAREALTAAVQFGFGAAINAGRLDIRCYADNYRSHAVAKHVGFRPLPTRPRLWPLRQTEPEIRYFAFARSEAQDAATRPYSLSA, from the coding sequence ATGCACGTTGCTGATTCACTATCTGTTGAAGCACCCGCGTGGGTTCCCATTCACACGACCCGGCTTACGCTTCGGCCTTACGAACCAACCGACGCAAGTGCTTTCTTTCACCTTATTCAGGAAAATCGGGCACGACTTGAGCACGCTTTTCCGGCGCGAGTTGCGGCCGTACGCACCTTGGAAGATGGGCTGCGAGTTATAAAGCTTTTCCAGCAAGATTGGCAGGCGCGACGTCTGTTTGTACTCGGCATCTGGCATACCACTACGGGCGAATACCTAGGTGATATCAGCTTGAAGCCCACCTGGAGCCAGCCAGCTACAGCTGAGCTAGGCTACTACTTGGCCGCTACGGCTCAAGGACACGGCTACGCCCGGGAAGCTTTGACTGCTGCCGTGCAGTTTGGCTTCGGCGCTGCCATCAATGCGGGTCGCCTCGATATTCGCTGCTACGCCGATAATTACCGCAGTCATGCGGTAGCCAAGCATGTTGGTTTCCGCCCCTTACCTACGCGCCCGCGGCTGTGGCCTTTGCGCCAAACGGAACCAGAGATTCGCTACTTCGCGTTTGCTCGTAGTGAGGCGCAAGATGCCGCCACGAGACCGTACTCACTTTCTGCCTAA